The following coding sequences lie in one Zingiber officinale cultivar Zhangliang chromosome 2B, Zo_v1.1, whole genome shotgun sequence genomic window:
- the LOC122049449 gene encoding photosystem I chlorophyll a/b-binding protein 2, chloroplastic-like, producing MASLCASSSALAAATGASFLRGRSLRHRVSRPAVQTPRQAFSVAATATPNPDRPIWFPGSTPPPWLDGSLPGDFGFDPLGLGSDPESLRWNQQAELVHCRWAMLGAAGIFIPELLTKIGVLNTPSWYQAGQLEYFTDTTTLFVIEIIMIGWAEGRRWADILKPGSVNTDPIFPSNKLTGTDVGYPGGLWFDPLGWGTGDPEKIKELRTKEIKNGRLAMLAVMGAWFQQIYTGTGPIDNLFAHLADPGHATVFAAFTPK from the exons ATGGCCTCACTCTGTGCCTCATCCTCTGCTCTTGCAGCCGCCACCGGCGCTTCCTTCCTCCGGGGCAGGAGTCTGAGGCACAGAGTAAGTCGGCCGGCCGTGCAGACCCCCCGCCAAGCCTTCTCTGTCGCCGCCACGGCCACGCCCAACCCCGACAGACCCATCTGGTTCCCCGGTAGCACTCCTCCTCCATGGCTCGACGGCAGCCTTCCCGGCGACTTCGGCTTCGATCCCCTCGGCCTCG GGTCGGATCCGGAGAGCCTGCGGTGGAATCAGCAGGCGGAGCTGGTGCACTGCCGGTGGGCAATGCTGGGGGCGGCCGGCATCTTCATCCCGGAGCTTTTGACAAAGATCGGCGTCCTGAACACGCCGTCGTGGTACCAGGCGGGGCAGCTGGAGTACTTCACCGACACCACCACCCTGTTCGTGATAGAGATCATCATGATCGGGTGGGCGGAGGGGCGGCGGTGGGCCGACATCCTCAAGCCTGGGAGCGTCAACACCGACCCCATATTCCCCAGCAACAAGCTCACCGGCACCGACGTGGGCTACCCTGGCGGGTTATGGTTCGATCCCCTCGGCTGGGGGACTGGAGACCCGGAGAAGATCAAGGAGCTACGGACCAAGGAGATCAAGAACGGCCGCCTCGCCATGCTGGCCGTCATGGGCGCCTGGTTCCAGCAAATCTACACCGGCACCGGACCCATTGATAACCTCTTCGCCCACCTAGCTGACCCCGGCCATGCCACCGTTTTTGCC GCCTTCACTCCAAAATGA